The following are encoded together in the Poseidonibacter lekithochrous genome:
- a CDS encoding amino acid ABC transporter ATP-binding protein: protein MISMTKINKFFDDFHVLKNIDFSVKKGEIVVVCGPSGSGKSTLIRCINGLEDIDDGSIIVDNIDIHASKKNLKEIRSEVGMVFQHFNLFPHLTILENITIAPTLVKTISKEESKKIAMALLEKVKLDHKADSYPGDLSGGQKQRVAIARSLAMKPKVILFDEPTSALDPETIGDVLSVMKDLAKEDFTIVCVTHEMGFAKEVGDRIVFMDDGVVVEENTPEEFFNNPKSPRAKQFLNEILVH from the coding sequence ATAATTTCAATGACAAAGATAAATAAATTTTTCGACGATTTTCATGTACTAAAAAATATAGATTTTAGTGTAAAAAAAGGTGAAATCGTTGTAGTTTGTGGTCCAAGTGGATCTGGAAAATCGACATTAATCAGATGTATTAATGGATTAGAAGATATTGATGATGGATCTATTATTGTAGATAATATCGATATTCATGCAAGTAAAAAGAACCTAAAAGAGATTAGAAGTGAAGTAGGAATGGTATTCCAACACTTTAATTTATTTCCTCATTTAACTATCTTAGAAAATATTACTATAGCACCAACACTAGTAAAAACTATTTCAAAAGAAGAATCAAAGAAAATTGCTATGGCATTACTTGAAAAAGTTAAATTAGACCATAAAGCAGACTCTTACCCTGGAGATTTATCTGGTGGACAAAAACAAAGAGTTGCAATTGCAAGATCACTTGCAATGAAACCAAAAGTGATTTTATTTGATGAACCAACATCAGCATTAGATCCTGAAACAATCGGTGATGTTCTTTCAGTTATGAAAGATTTAGCAAAAGAAGATTTTACTATCGTTTGTGTAACTCATGAAATGGGATTTGCAAAAGAAGTAGGGGATAGAATCGTATTTATGGATGATGGAGTTGTTGTAGAAGAGAATACTCCTGAAGAGTTTTTCAATAATCCAAAATCACCAAGAGCTAAACAATTTTTAAATGAAATTTTAGTTCACTAA
- a CDS encoding DMT family transporter — translation MTKAKLYEYRADLLLLTVAIAWGVTFLMVQEAIESTPVYAFLFFRFTLASILMFFIAYKFLKETNIQTVLYGVILGLFLFFAFATQTFGLAYTKSSIVAFITGLNVICVPFLAYFIFKDKVRRNVFIASLIAVFGLYLLTMSGKLTLGTGEFLTLICAFLFALQIIFTGKFSKQVNVYLLVLYQLVTVSVLSLGFSLALDDTTFGIEYDYTFYKAVLVTAIFATVYAFLIQTYMQQFTTATKTAIIFTMEPVSASIYGYFVGGEILTSIQIFGAALIIVATLVSELQFKRKK, via the coding sequence ATGACTAAAGCAAAACTATATGAATATAGAGCTGATTTATTACTACTAACTGTTGCTATTGCTTGGGGTGTAACATTTCTTATGGTACAAGAGGCAATCGAGTCTACACCGGTATATGCATTCTTATTTTTTAGATTTACACTTGCTTCAATTTTAATGTTTTTTATTGCTTATAAATTCTTAAAAGAGACAAATATTCAAACCGTACTTTATGGTGTAATCTTAGGATTATTTTTATTTTTTGCCTTTGCAACTCAAACATTTGGCTTAGCTTATACAAAAAGTTCAATAGTTGCGTTTATAACGGGTCTAAACGTAATTTGTGTTCCTTTTTTAGCTTATTTTATTTTCAAAGATAAAGTTAGAAGAAATGTATTTATTGCTTCATTAATTGCAGTTTTTGGACTATATTTATTAACAATGAGTGGAAAACTTACATTAGGAACAGGAGAGTTTCTAACACTAATTTGTGCATTTTTATTTGCTTTACAAATTATTTTTACAGGTAAATTTTCAAAACAAGTAAATGTATATCTTTTAGTTTTATATCAATTAGTTACGGTAAGTGTTTTATCACTTGGTTTTTCATTAGCACTAGATGATACAACTTTTGGTATAGAGTATGATTATACATTCTATAAAGCAGTATTAGTAACTGCAATTTTTGCAACTGTATATGCATTTTTAATTCAGACATATATGCAACAATTTACAACTGCTACTAAAACTGCAATTATTTTTACTATGGAACCTGTATCTGCATCAATTTATGGATACTTTGTTGGGGGAGAAATACTCACATCAATACAAATATTTGGAGCTGCGTTAATTATTGTAGCAACCTTGGTTTCGGAGTTACAATTTAAAAGAAAAAAATAA
- a CDS encoding glycosyltransferase — protein MQKFLYVTDQEEYTDHSFIGPLFEKYLNKHFEIKIVYFSKTKQNFEEKDEKSYILPEKDKKNPIEALEKNGIDFADYEFVAVRNDTDILKEVLRQKATHDYKVAFRLSFPKRIAKLQTDEANHKKSFLDVINNKIKTYSETNLINECDIFLPTSRQMRDDYLKDVKTRTFVIPSAIDPEVLQHNIQHEGNEKRFFYAGTLDKLREFETVLDAFNDIHSDKFKIMISSKDPEYTSDMISKFPNIQDNVEVYNAKTKQELLELIAKADIGLASLPDIALFNSSTPMKVLDYYSSAIPCVMTHNENNSSIFEDNYSGWLCEFDKDSIRCKLEHIINLSKDEVTEVGENGQKRLLDIRNYERIAADLAHQLNIL, from the coding sequence GTGCAAAAGTTTTTATATGTAACAGATCAAGAAGAATACACTGATCACAGTTTTATAGGTCCTTTATTTGAAAAATATTTAAATAAACATTTCGAAATTAAAATAGTATATTTCTCAAAAACTAAACAAAATTTTGAAGAAAAAGATGAAAAATCTTATATTCTTCCAGAGAAAGATAAAAAAAATCCAATTGAAGCATTAGAAAAAAATGGTATTGATTTTGCTGACTATGAATTTGTAGCAGTTAGAAATGATACAGATATTCTAAAAGAAGTACTAAGACAAAAAGCAACACATGATTACAAAGTTGCCTTTAGATTATCTTTCCCAAAAAGAATTGCAAAACTTCAAACTGACGAAGCTAATCACAAAAAAAGTTTCTTAGATGTGATTAACAATAAAATCAAAACTTACAGTGAAACAAACTTAATTAATGAGTGTGATATATTCTTACCAACATCAAGACAAATGAGAGATGATTACTTAAAAGATGTTAAAACTAGAACATTTGTAATTCCATCTGCAATTGACCCTGAGGTATTACAACATAATATTCAACATGAAGGTAATGAAAAAAGATTTTTCTACGCTGGCACATTAGATAAACTTAGAGAATTTGAGACAGTTCTAGATGCCTTTAATGATATTCATAGTGATAAATTTAAAATTATGATTTCATCAAAAGATCCAGAATATACAAGTGATATGATTTCAAAATTCCCAAATATTCAAGATAATGTTGAAGTATATAATGCTAAAACAAAACAAGAATTATTAGAACTAATTGCAAAAGCAGATATTGGATTAGCCTCTTTACCTGATATTGCACTGTTTAATAGTTCAACACCAATGAAAGTATTAGATTATTATTCTAGTGCTATTCCTTGTGTAATGACACATAATGAAAATAACTCTTCAATTTTTGAAGATAACTATAGTGGTTGGTTGTGTGAATTTGATAAAGACTCAATTAGATGTAAATTAGAGCATATTATTAATCTATCTAAAGATGAAGTAACTGAAGTAGGTGAAAATGGTCAAAAAAGATTATTAGATATTAGAAACTACGAAAGAATTGCTGCTGATTTAGCACACCAATTAAATATATTATAA
- a CDS encoding class I SAM-dependent methyltransferase — MKYEDIDFNELYVKQKELTSFKAKGKEAWDEKAPHMNKRVHNSIYNEQFLSLLNLDGIKSSLDVGCGVGNLSLKLANTLDEVFCLDYSSGMLEILEQNAKEQNLNNIKTINKSWYDSWEDVPNTDLVIASRSMEVKDMKEALLKLNEKANKKVVISFKKGGTFVSDEILDVLQKEVIKKPDYIYVINILYSLGINASVNFVQSEGRSTIYTLKEKFVESIKWSLGELSNTDIKALEDYYENIDLSSKQESEPVEWAVISWNKKG, encoded by the coding sequence ATGAAATACGAAGATATAGATTTCAATGAACTTTATGTAAAACAAAAAGAACTTACATCTTTTAAAGCCAAAGGCAAAGAGGCTTGGGATGAAAAAGCACCTCATATGAATAAAAGAGTTCATAACTCAATTTATAATGAGCAGTTTTTATCATTACTAAATCTTGATGGTATAAAAAGCTCACTAGATGTTGGATGTGGAGTTGGAAACTTATCTTTAAAATTAGCAAATACTCTTGATGAGGTATTTTGTTTAGACTATTCAAGTGGAATGCTTGAAATATTAGAACAAAACGCTAAAGAGCAAAATCTTAATAATATAAAAACTATAAACAAATCTTGGTATGACTCATGGGAAGATGTACCAAATACAGATTTGGTTATTGCTTCACGTTCTATGGAAGTAAAAGATATGAAAGAAGCCCTTTTAAAGCTAAATGAAAAAGCAAATAAAAAAGTTGTAATTTCTTTTAAAAAGGGTGGAACTTTTGTATCTGATGAAATCTTAGATGTACTTCAAAAAGAAGTAATCAAAAAACCAGATTATATCTATGTAATAAATATTCTTTATTCACTTGGAATAAACGCAAGTGTAAACTTTGTACAAAGTGAAGGAAGATCTACAATATATACTTTAAAAGAAAAATTCGTAGAATCTATTAAATGGTCTTTGGGTGAATTATCAAATACTGATATAAAAGCTTTAGAAGATTATTATGAAAATATAGATTTATCTTCAAAACAAGAATCAGAACCTGTTGAATGGGCTGTTATCTCTTGGAATAAAAAAGGGTAA
- a CDS encoding ArsR/SmtB family transcription factor, whose product MRKYNHPPIETISLEQILYALSDSVRLSFVNNLAKNEKQSCGDLTIGIAKSTASHHFRVLRESGIIYMQAEGKHYINSLRKEELDKRFPGLLDAVLYGLNNN is encoded by the coding sequence ATGAGAAAATACAATCATCCCCCTATTGAAACAATTTCCTTAGAACAAATACTTTATGCATTAAGTGATTCAGTAAGACTTTCTTTTGTTAATAACCTTGCAAAAAATGAAAAACAATCTTGTGGAGACTTGACTATAGGTATAGCAAAGTCAACAGCTTCACACCACTTTAGAGTATTACGAGAATCAGGAATTATATATATGCAAGCGGAAGGAAAACATTATATTAATTCTTTAAGAAAAGAAGAACTTGATAAACGTTTCCCTGGTTTATTAGATGCAGTTTTATATGGGCTGAATAATAATTAA
- a CDS encoding putative quinol monooxygenase, which yields MIIAIVKARIIEEKKDELKEIANILQYDFSVNEKGCEQYESYIDGNTFLTIERWSSQEELDIHLEAEHVKKYVPLLRECVEDGIFDVQFIKSNDVSFVKI from the coding sequence ATGATTATTGCCATTGTAAAAGCAAGAATAATAGAAGAAAAAAAAGATGAGTTAAAAGAAATAGCAAATATATTACAATATGATTTTTCTGTAAATGAAAAAGGTTGTGAACAATATGAATCATATATAGATGGTAATACTTTTTTAACAATTGAAAGATGGTCATCTCAAGAAGAATTAGATATTCATTTAGAAGCAGAACATGTAAAGAAATATGTTCCTTTATTAAGAGAATGTGTTGAAGATGGAATTTTTGATGTGCAATTTATTAAAAGTAATGATGTATCATTTGTAAAGATATAG
- a CDS encoding dihydrofolate reductase: protein MKISMIVAYGKNWEIGLDNQMLWHISEDFKNFKTITSGHHILMGRKTFESIGKPLPNRTSLVLTRGDFTHEGVHTFNDVQEAFNKAREAGEEELFIIGGANIYETLFDYVDKMYLSEVDYEGKADAYLKEIDFSTWDLSEEKSYDVILDEQGEVKSPAWKFKTWVKKD from the coding sequence ATGAAAATTTCAATGATTGTAGCATACGGAAAGAATTGGGAAATAGGACTTGATAATCAAATGTTATGGCATATATCTGAGGATTTTAAAAACTTCAAAACTATAACATCAGGTCATCATATCTTAATGGGTAGAAAGACATTTGAATCTATAGGTAAACCACTTCCTAATAGAACATCTTTAGTATTAACTAGAGGTGACTTCACTCATGAGGGTGTTCATACTTTTAATGATGTGCAAGAAGCCTTTAATAAAGCAAGAGAAGCAGGAGAAGAAGAACTATTTATCATTGGTGGTGCTAATATATATGAAACACTATTTGATTACGTAGATAAGATGTATTTATCAGAAGTAGATTACGAAGGTAAAGCAGATGCATACCTAAAAGAAATTGATTTCTCTACTTGGGATTTATCTGAGGAAAAATCTTATGATGTAATTTTAGATGAACAAGGTGAAGTAAAATCTCCAGCTTGGAAATTTAAAACATGGGTTAAAAAAGACTAA
- a CDS encoding thymidylate synthase, translating into MKQYLDLLDHILTKGVKKEDRTGTGTTSVFGYQMRFDLSEGFPLVTTKKTFLKAIISELLWFIEGSTDERRLAELHFGDKAKNLIGKKTVWTANADAQGKDLGYVNTDTIKELGPVYGAQWRSWMGTDGKAIDQLAELINQIKTNPDSRRMILSAWNVGELEKMALPPCHTFFQFYVADGKLSCQLYQRSADVFLGVPFNIASYALLTMMIAQVCDLEVGDFVHTFGDAHIYSNHYDQVNLQLSREPFAIPTMKMNPDIKNIEDFKMEDFELVGYESHESIKAVMAV; encoded by the coding sequence TTGAAACAATATTTAGATTTATTAGACCACATCTTAACTAAAGGTGTAAAAAAAGAAGATAGAACAGGTACAGGGACTACATCTGTATTTGGATACCAAATGAGATTTGACTTAAGTGAAGGCTTTCCTTTAGTTACTACTAAAAAGACTTTCTTAAAAGCAATTATTTCTGAGCTATTATGGTTTATTGAAGGTAGTACAGATGAAAGACGTTTAGCTGAATTACACTTTGGTGATAAAGCGAAAAACTTAATAGGTAAAAAAACAGTATGGACTGCAAATGCAGATGCACAAGGTAAAGACCTAGGATATGTGAATACTGATACTATTAAAGAATTAGGACCTGTATATGGAGCTCAATGGAGATCATGGATGGGTACAGATGGTAAAGCTATTGATCAGTTAGCAGAACTAATTAATCAAATCAAAACAAACCCAGATTCAAGAAGAATGATTTTATCAGCTTGGAATGTAGGTGAGTTAGAGAAGATGGCATTACCACCATGTCATACATTCTTCCAATTCTATGTAGCAGATGGGAAATTATCTTGTCAACTGTACCAAAGATCAGCAGATGTATTCTTGGGAGTTCCTTTTAATATTGCTTCTTATGCATTATTAACTATGATGATTGCACAAGTATGTGATTTAGAAGTAGGAGATTTTGTACATACATTCGGTGATGCACATATATATTCTAATCATTATGATCAAGTAAATTTACAATTATCAAGAGAACCATTCGCTATTCCTACTATGAAGATGAATCCTGATATTAAAAATATAGAAGATTTTAAAATGGAAGATTTTGAATTAGTTGGATATGAATCTCACGAATCAATTAAAGCTGTAATGGCAGTATAA
- a CDS encoding helix-turn-helix domain-containing protein translates to MENIDHTELMEVDKKLNPAFERETVLMNIKDNYGKGTFIWHDFGNGIAHSKCDYVLNNDYNIHISSNIPGAVLIFNLSNSIKYIYKNNKKFTLKKNSFLIGLCSDEFYTQMYLKKDTRYKAITIGIKEKLFLQLAKKLEKIDEKMKKVKDSNHYIIDGGYMDSYQLDMLSNFEDSPINDNTLSNLQAESIALNLTHHTINKVVKENISNEHLGNEKIESLERAKEIIIKHYASPLSIKEIAYKSAINECYLKKDFKIYYGMTIYEMLQKQRLKIAKELLNDNFSVKESCFEVGYKHTGNFSKLFYNHYGISPSLYRKQQQ, encoded by the coding sequence ATGGAAAATATAGATCATACTGAATTAATGGAAGTAGATAAAAAACTAAATCCAGCATTTGAGCGAGAAACAGTACTTATGAATATAAAAGATAATTATGGCAAAGGCACTTTCATATGGCATGACTTCGGTAATGGAATAGCCCACTCTAAATGTGACTATGTATTAAACAATGATTACAATATCCATATATCTTCAAATATTCCAGGTGCTGTTTTAATTTTTAATTTATCAAATAGCATTAAATACATCTATAAAAACAACAAAAAATTTACCCTTAAAAAAAATTCTTTTTTAATTGGTCTTTGTTCTGATGAGTTTTATACACAAATGTATTTGAAAAAAGATACAAGATATAAAGCTATTACTATAGGAATAAAAGAAAAGCTTTTTTTACAACTTGCAAAAAAACTAGAGAAAATTGATGAAAAAATGAAAAAAGTAAAAGATTCTAACCATTATATAATTGATGGAGGATATATGGATTCTTATCAACTTGATATGTTATCAAACTTTGAAGACTCGCCTATTAATGATAATACCTTATCAAATCTACAAGCAGAATCTATAGCTTTAAATCTAACACATCATACTATTAACAAAGTAGTTAAAGAAAATATTTCCAATGAACACTTAGGAAATGAAAAAATAGAATCATTAGAGCGAGCAAAAGAGATAATTATTAAACACTATGCTTCACCTCTTAGTATAAAAGAGATTGCTTATAAGTCTGCTATTAATGAGTGTTATCTAAAAAAAGATTTCAAAATATATTATGGTATGACTATTTATGAAATGCTTCAAAAACAAAGATTAAAAATAGCAAAGGAGTTACTAAACGATAATTTCAGTGTAAAAGAGTCATGCTTTGAAGTTGGATACAAACATACTGGTAATTTTAGTAAACTTTTTTATAATCACTATGGTATTTCTCCTAGTCTTTATAGAAAACAACAACAATAA
- a CDS encoding TonB-dependent siderophore receptor, whose product MKHIHLQRHLSITLSALILTNTIMLADDKKENIKLNSIEIVEDTKTKYLYNKKMSANRSNIELKNTAKSIQIFNEDFIKDASLQNIEDVIKFSSNTIYTGDSHGRTNQISMRGFEGVPILIDGLKVTNKLAHPDINNFETVEVQKGPDSLQYGESSPGGIVNLVKKKPSKESIGEIGFEFNDNTAQKANIDLGGSLNEEDSLYYRLVSTIKKDKGYVNNNTDTNGIFLAPSLAYDINDNNTLTFVSEYTKETSPSTFGTYVNKQGELVSSLENTISNPDEKFKKTQKLVGLDLDSTFNTWNSHFKYRYINYVGDNADVHMPFMYNETTNTLSRIYAKQKQKFQEHALQYTVNKKLNILNLDHNITLGADYNKAYSKLDMYADMGTTYSINLSNPSYEELTRLSDHSSARDMSTEKTYVKSWGTFLQDSINLSDSLILNAGLRYSESKPKTGQKTDAYTPSLGLVYHVTPKTILYTNYSESFKPNSNKDINKKILDPETGNGLELGIKQKLLDDKFNLTAAVFKINKENIAKLDPNDVTNQSYKASGEQESKGFEIDISGEITSNLSIIASYGYTKTKDKDNDNLKLTNVPEHTANIFTTYNLASFNLPSIHIGGGARYIGNRYADEANKIELDSAIVYNANIGYKKNNWKANLSIQNLSDEKYVDGALSSNARGTRVYAGTPKTVYATISYAF is encoded by the coding sequence ATGAAACATATTCATTTACAAAGACACTTATCAATTACATTAAGTGCATTAATACTTACAAATACAATTATGTTAGCAGATGATAAAAAAGAAAATATAAAACTTAATAGCATTGAAATAGTTGAAGATACAAAAACAAAATATCTTTACAATAAGAAGATGAGTGCAAATAGAAGTAATATAGAACTAAAAAATACTGCAAAATCAATTCAAATTTTTAATGAAGATTTTATCAAAGATGCAAGTCTTCAAAATATTGAAGATGTAATAAAATTCTCTTCAAATACTATTTATACAGGAGACAGTCACGGAAGAACTAATCAAATTTCAATGAGAGGGTTTGAAGGAGTTCCTATTTTGATTGATGGACTAAAAGTAACAAATAAACTTGCCCATCCAGATATTAATAACTTTGAAACAGTAGAAGTACAAAAAGGTCCAGACTCATTACAATATGGAGAATCAAGTCCAGGAGGAATAGTAAATCTAGTTAAAAAGAAACCTAGTAAAGAATCTATAGGTGAGATTGGTTTTGAATTTAATGACAATACAGCACAAAAAGCAAATATTGACTTAGGTGGAAGTTTAAATGAAGAGGACTCTTTATATTATAGACTTGTATCTACTATAAAAAAAGACAAAGGTTATGTAAATAACAATACTGATACAAATGGTATTTTCTTAGCTCCTAGTTTAGCTTATGATATAAATGATAATAATACTTTAACTTTTGTTAGTGAATATACAAAAGAGACTTCACCTTCTACCTTTGGAACATATGTAAATAAACAAGGAGAATTAGTATCTTCATTAGAAAATACTATTTCAAATCCTGATGAAAAATTCAAGAAAACTCAAAAACTTGTAGGTCTTGATTTAGATAGTACTTTTAATACTTGGAATTCACACTTTAAATATAGATATATTAATTACGTTGGAGATAATGCAGATGTTCATATGCCATTTATGTATAATGAAACTACAAATACACTTTCTAGAATCTATGCAAAACAAAAACAAAAGTTCCAAGAACATGCTTTACAATATACAGTAAATAAAAAACTAAATATTTTAAATCTAGATCATAATATTACCCTTGGAGCTGATTATAATAAAGCCTATTCAAAATTAGATATGTATGCGGATATGGGAACTACTTATAGTATTAATCTTTCAAATCCTTCTTATGAAGAACTAACAAGATTATCAGACCATAGTTCAGCTAGAGATATGTCAACTGAAAAAACTTATGTTAAATCATGGGGTACATTCTTACAAGATAGTATAAACTTAAGTGATAGTTTAATATTAAATGCCGGACTAAGATATAGTGAATCAAAACCTAAAACAGGACAAAAAACAGATGCGTATACTCCATCTTTAGGATTGGTTTATCATGTAACGCCTAAAACTATACTATATACAAATTACTCTGAATCATTTAAACCAAATAGTAATAAAGATATAAACAAAAAAATATTAGATCCTGAAACAGGAAATGGACTTGAATTAGGTATTAAACAAAAATTACTAGATGACAAATTTAACTTAACAGCAGCAGTATTCAAAATAAACAAAGAAAATATTGCAAAGCTTGACCCAAATGATGTTACAAACCAATCATATAAAGCAAGTGGAGAACAAGAAAGTAAAGGTTTTGAAATAGATATAAGTGGAGAAATAACATCAAACTTATCTATTATTGCATCTTATGGATATACAAAAACAAAAGATAAAGATAATGACAATTTGAAACTAACAAATGTTCCAGAACATACGGCGAATATTTTCACAACATATAATCTTGCCTCATTTAATCTGCCAAGTATACATATTGGTGGAGGAGCTAGATATATAGGAAATAGATATGCTGATGAAGCAAATAAAATAGAACTTGATTCTGCAATTGTTTATAATGCAAATATTGGATACAAAAAAAATAATTGGAAAGCAAATCTTAGTATTCAAAATCTAAGTGATGAGAAATATGTAGATGGAGCCCTTTCAAGCAATGCACGTGGTACAAGAGTATATGCAGGAACTCCTAAAACTGTATATGCAACTATTTCTTATGCTTTTTAA
- a CDS encoding PepSY-associated TM helix domain-containing protein, whose protein sequence is MKENKSKLFKQRLFRIHAAVGILVSSFMYISIFFGVFTIFLPYIKTWEKPSRYIEDINIMNIDYNSMINEVLKNPDFPKDDILINLPGNMGDPAVVITHRFAKEQVFNPKTNEKINNETKEQTGLADFINHLHYGRPLKSIGMIFFGFIATATLALILTGLILIIKMKFKNKGKNQQSIFSKVHVKIFSWIFFPLILITLSGALMNVGLISAGPMSQIITKGEAKSIDAVVGTVLFAQNKASKKANKPAKMKDIKNLLIKAQEINPQLIFKQIKLVNWNDKNAQVEIIGYNPYKPFFNGGIFNKPTIILSAVNADLIKNQKVMDKVWTVFVAEIIFFLHFLFGIDIFSRVLIAVLMILSAIAIGFGTMLFLEKKAKKFDDKITFYHWIGKFSLASMIGIIPSIAMLFVLQWMLPFDLEDRLIWQQGIFYNIWLFTLFWSFYKINSYEVAKNFFFIGGLLFIISVMLHLIFLNIPILEFFNLSSIFTVDISLVLLGIILIYISEKLPKNRDEAKLFWTLKKQKDNK, encoded by the coding sequence ATGAAAGAAAATAAATCAAAACTTTTTAAACAAAGACTTTTTAGAATACATGCAGCAGTAGGTATTCTTGTTTCTTCTTTTATGTATATTTCAATCTTTTTTGGAGTATTTACAATATTTTTACCTTATATAAAAACATGGGAAAAACCATCTAGATATATAGAGGATATCAACATTATGAATATTGATTACAATAGTATGATAAATGAAGTTTTAAAAAACCCAGACTTTCCAAAAGATGATATTCTAATAAATCTTCCAGGAAATATGGGAGATCCTGCTGTTGTAATTACTCATCGATTTGCAAAAGAACAAGTATTTAATCCTAAAACTAATGAGAAAATAAACAATGAAACTAAAGAACAAACTGGACTTGCGGATTTTATAAATCATTTACATTATGGAAGACCTTTAAAATCCATAGGAATGATTTTCTTTGGTTTTATAGCTACTGCAACCCTTGCTTTAATACTTACAGGTCTTATACTCATAATAAAAATGAAGTTTAAAAATAAAGGGAAAAACCAACAATCAATATTTTCAAAAGTTCATGTAAAGATTTTTTCATGGATATTTTTTCCTTTAATTTTAATAACACTAAGTGGAGCTTTGATGAATGTGGGATTAATTAGTGCAGGTCCTATGTCACAAATAATTACAAAAGGAGAAGCAAAAAGTATTGATGCTGTTGTAGGAACAGTACTATTTGCACAAAATAAAGCAAGTAAAAAAGCAAATAAACCTGCAAAAATGAAAGATATAAAAAATTTATTAATAAAAGCACAAGAGATAAATCCCCAACTTATTTTTAAACAAATAAAATTAGTAAACTGGAATGATAAAAATGCACAAGTTGAAATAATAGGATATAACCCTTATAAACCGTTTTTTAATGGGGGTATTTTTAATAAACCTACAATTATATTAAGTGCTGTTAACGCAGACCTAATAAAAAATCAAAAGGTAATGGATAAAGTCTGGACGGTATTTGTAGCTGAAATAATATTCTTCTTACACTTCTTATTTGGTATTGATATTTTTTCAAGGGTGTTAATAGCCGTATTAATGATATTATCTGCTATTGCTATTGGGTTTGGAACTATGTTATTTCTTGAGAAAAAGGCAAAAAAATTTGATGATAAAATCACTTTTTATCACTGGATAGGAAAGTTTTCACTTGCAAGCATGATTGGTATTATTCCCTCAATTGCTATGTTATTTGTACTTCAATGGATGTTACCTTTTGATTTAGAGGATAGATTAATATGGCAACAAGGAATATTTTATAATATTTGGCTATTTACTCTATTTTGGTCTTTTTATAAAATAAACTCTTATGAAGTAGCTAAAAACTTTTTCTTTATTGGGGGGTTATTATTTATAATTTCAGTAATGTTACATTTGATTTTTTTAAATATTCCTATACTAGAATTTTTTAATCTAAGTAGTATATTCACAGTTGATATATCTTTAGTTTTACTTGGAATAATACTAATATACATCTCAGAGAAACTACCAAAAAATAGAGATGAAGCTAAGTTATTTTGGACACTAAAAAAACAAAAGGATAATAAGTGA